One genomic region from Apodemus sylvaticus chromosome 1, mApoSyl1.1, whole genome shotgun sequence encodes:
- the Gpr32 gene encoding LOW QUALITY PROTEIN: probable G-protein coupled receptor 32 (The sequence of the model RefSeq protein was modified relative to this genomic sequence to represent the inferred CDS: inserted 1 base in 1 codon; deleted 1 base in 1 codon) — protein MADLKCQPVEVWYLHQLTITVLFVSCVAGVLGKGLVLWMAVFRMARAVTMVWFFSLALADFTILLSVPVSLYIIVHGWWPSANLVCKLYMAFLVLTFWFISIYLLVLISVGRCILVLYPVWARNHRTVQKATWLSIAVWLLAAAACSLYLKHRTTGKLHGCEYCYFDFSSEKESGQDQSATVARRQTAIAITHFLLGFLVPPTVISIYAHCIWPRLWTESXVHTRQPKRLLLLVVRAFSIVWFPFNMVLLVNSALLTSPQQPHYPKMELTSWAAFALGCLNPFLYVFIGRVQQKILQSLSPTLTRVFGEEGFISHPVPEANTPAEGGNLTVQTGSPPPSV, from the exons ATGGCTGATCTCAAATGCCAGCCTGTGGAGGTGTGGTATCTCCACCAGCTCACCATCACCGTCCTGTTTGTGTCCTGTGTTGCTGGAGTCCTGGGCAAAGGGCTGGTGCTGTGGATGGCTGTATTCCGCATGGCCCGTGCTGTTACCATGGTCTGGTTCTTCAGCCTGGCCCTGGCTGACTTTACCATCCTCCTGTCTGTGCCCGTTTCTCTATATATCATAGTCCATGGCTGGTGGCCGTCTGCTAACTTGGTCTGTAAACTCTACATGGCCTTTCTGGTTCTCACT TTCTGGTTCATCAGCATCTATTTGCTGGTCCTCATCTCTGTGGGTCGCTGCATCTTGGTCCTGTACCCCGTGTGGGCCAGAAACCACAGAACGGTACAGAAAGCCACATGGCTGTCCATCGCagtgtggctgctggcagctgctgCCTGTTCTCTGTACTTGAAGCACCGAACTACTGGGAAACTACACGGCTGTGAATATTGCTACTTCGACTTCAGTTCAGAGAAAGAGTCAGGGCAGGATCAAAGTGCAACAGTTGCTAGGCGACAGACAGCCATAGCTATCACCCACTTCCTGCTTGGTTTCCTAGTACCCCCGACTGTCATCAGCATCTATGCCCACTGCATCTGGCCCAGGCTTTGGACGGAGA AGGTGCACACAAGGCAGCCCaagaggctgctgctgctggttgtaAGGGCCTTCTCCATTGTCTGGTTCCCTTTTAACATGGTGCTCTTGGTGAACTCAGCACTTCTGACATCCCCGCAGCAGCCACACTACCCCAAGATGGAGCTCACCTCATGGGCTGCCTTCGCCTTGGGCTGCCTCAACCCCTTCCTCTATGTCTTCATCGGCAGAGTCCAGCAGAAAATTCTCCAGTCTCTATCTCCTACCCTGACTAGAGTGTTTGGGGAAGAGGGTTTTATCAGTCATCCCGTCCCTGAGGCCAACACCCCAGCAGAGGGCGGAAACCTTACAGTTCAAACTGGAAGTCCACCTCCTAGTGTGTAA